The Streptomyces puniciscabiei genomic interval GGAGTTCCCCGTCGCTGTCGCGGTCACCGATGTCGTCGCCGGCGGGGGCGACGAGGTCGGGCTGCTCCTCGGCCAGCCGCTGGTCCAGGGTCTCGCCCGCCTGGCGTTCGGCCGCTGTCACCCCGATGTGCTCCACCGCCCAGGGCCGCTCGGGAGGGGACCAGCCACGGTCGAGCGGGTCGGCGACGCCGTCGAAGTCCAGTGTGTCCTCGACGTCGAGCACCCCCGAGTCCTCCCGGATCTCCGAGGGATCGGGCTGGTAGACGTCGTCCCCCCAGCCGTCGGCGCTGTCCACGAGTACCTCCAGGTGGTGAGGACGGCCATGTGCCGCCGCGAGGGGCGGCGGGCCGCCGGCACGCGTGGCACGAGGACGAGGGTCACACGCCGTGAAGCGGGTGGTTCCGGGGCGTTCCTCGCGCCTGTGCCGTTTTCCAGACTTCCACCCCTGCTCGGCACCGCGCAACGGCACGGGCGCGGGTCATTGCCGGCGGTCTCCCACCGGCACCGATCACACCCCCTTGCGTGCCCTCGCGCCCTGTCCCGGCTGCCCGAAGTGCCGGGAGGGGCGGCTGTGTGCCGCTCCGTCGTGATGCGGCGGGGCCGAAGGCCGGCGCTGGCCCTCGTCGGGCGCCCGCCCTCGGCGGCCAGGCCGTCCGGGGGTCCGGCAGCCGTGCCTGCGGCACCCGGTGGTGCGCAACCGGTCACTGTCGGCAGCGGTGCGGTGATCGCGGGGAGCGGCCTTGCCGGCGGGCACTGCGCCGCGGCACCGATCACACCCCCCTTGCGTGCCCTCGCGCGCCCCGTGGCCCGGCTGCCCGAAGTGCCGGGAGGGGCGGCTGTGTGCCGCTCCGTCGTGATGCGGCGGGGCCGAAGGCCGGCGCTGGCCCTCGTCGGGCGCCCGCCCTCGGCGGCCAGGCCGTCCGGGGGTCCGGCAGCCGTGCCTGCGGCACCCGGTGGTGCGCAACCGGTCACTGTCGGCAGCGGTGCGGTGATCGCGGGGAGCGGCCTTGCCGGCGGGCACTGCGCCGGCGGTCTTGCCGGCGGGCGCTGCGCCGCGGCATCGGCCGCCCGAGCGCTCGCCGGCTCCTCAGCCGTGCCAGGACCGCCACAGCGCCGCGTAGGCGCCGTTCGCCGCGACCAAGGCGTCATGGCTGCCCAGCTCACTGATGCGGCCGTCCTCCACGACGGCGATCACGTCGGCGTCATGGGCGGTGTGCAGACGGTGGGCGATGGCGACCACGGTGCGGCCGTCCAGTACCCGGGCCAGCGAGCGTTCCAGGTGCCGGGCCGCGCGCGGGTCCAGCAGCGAGGTCGCCTCGTCCAGGACCAGCGTGTGCGGATCGGCGAGCACCAGCCGGGCCAGCGCGATCTGCTGGGCCTGTGCCGGGGTGAGCGCAAGACCGCCGGAGCCGACCTCGGTGTCCAGGCCCTCGTCCAGTGCCCGTGCCCAGCCGTCCGCGTCGACCGCGCCCAGCGCCGCCCACAGCTCGGTATCCGTGGCGGTGGTGCGGGCCAGCAGGAGGTTGTCGCGCAGGGAGCCGACGAAGACGTGGTGCTCCTGGTTGACCAGGGCGACGTGCGACCGGACGCGTTCCGCCGGCATCCGGGACAGCTCGGCGCCGCCCAGGGTGATCCGGCCGTCGCGGGGTGCGTAGATCCCGGCGAGCAGCCTGCCCAGGGTCGACTTGCCCGCGCCCGAGGGGCCGACCAGGGCCAGGCGGGTGCCCGGGGCGACGTCGAGGGACACCTTGCGCAGCACGTCGACACCCTCGCGGTAGCCGAAGTGGACCCGGTCGGCCCGCAGGTCCCGCCCGTCCGGTGCCAGCGAGCCGTCCCCGGCGTCCGGCTCGATGTCCCGCACACCGACCAGGCGGGCCAGCGACACCTGGGCGACCTGCACCTCGTCGTACCAGCGCAGGATCAGGTTCACCGGGTCGACGAGCATCTGCGCGATGAGCGCACCGGTGGTCAGCTGCCCGACCCCGATCCAGCCGCTCAGGACGAAGGCCCCGCCGACCATGAGGACCGAGCCGAGCACGATGATGTGCACGGCGTTGATGACCGGGAACAGCACGGACCGCAGCCACAGCGTGTACCGCTCCCAGGAGGTCCACTCCTTGATCCGCCGCTCCGACAGGGCGACGCGACGGGCACCGAGCCGGTGCGCCTCGATGGTGTGACCCGCGTCCACCGTCTCGGCGAGCGCGGCGGCCACGGCCGCGTACCCGGCGGCCTCGGAGCGGTAGCCGGAGGGCGCCCGCCTGAAGTACCACCGGCACCCGGCCACGAGCACCGGCACGGCGAGCAGTACGGCCGCCGCAAGCGGCGGAGCCGTGACGACGAGCCCGCTGAGCAGCAGCAGGGCCCACACGACACCGATCGACAGCTGTGGCACGGCCTCGCGCATCGCGTTGGCCAGGCGGTCGATGTCGGTGGTGATGCGAGAGAGGAGATCGCCCGTCCCTGCCCGTTCCAGCACGCCCGGCGGCAGGCCGACCGACCTGATGAGGAAGTCCTCGCGCAGGTCGGCCAGCATCCGCTCGCCGAGCATCGCGCCGCGCAGCCGCACCTGCCGGGTGAACACGGCCTGTACGGCCAGCGCGAGCACGAACAGCCCGGCGGTCAGGCCCAGATGAAGGACCCGAGACCGGTCGGACACCCGCTCGACCAGGCCGCCGAGCAGGTAGGGACCCACCATGGAGGCGATCACGGCCACCGTGTTGACGCCGATGAGCAGCAGGAACGCCCGGCGGTGCCGACGGAACAGCTCGGTGACGTAGACGCGCACGGTCGCGGTCGCGCCGACGGGCAGGGTGGTGGCGGTCGTCGGGGCCGCCGGGTCGTACGCCGGCGGCGCTACGCCGATCATGCGCTCTCCTCGATCTCTTCCAGTTCCTGGCCTGCGCCCACCAGGGCGCGCTCGTCGGCCGAGGCCGGCTCGTCGTCCGTCTCCCGGGTGACCACGGCCCGGTATCGCGGCTCGCTGTCGACCAGTTCGCGGTGCACGCCGACCGCCACGACCTCGCCCTCATGGACCAGGGCGACCCGGTCCGCGCGGTCGAGCAGCAGCGGGGAGGAGGTGAACACCACGGTCGTGCGGCCCGAGCGCAGCCGGCGCAGTCCGTCCGCGATCCGTGCCTCGGTGTGCGAGTCGACCGCGGAGGTCGGCTCGTCCAGCACCAGCACCTCCGGGTCGGTGATCAGCGACCGGGCCAGCGCGAGCCGCTGGCGCTGGCCGCCGGACAGGGACCGCCCGCGCTCGGTGATGCGGGCGTCCATCGGGTCGGCGGCGTCCAGCGATCCCTGGACGAGCGCGTCCAGGACGTCGCCGCACTGCGCCGCGGCCAGCGCGTCCGCGGCCCGTACGGCTCCCGAGGCGGGCACGTCGAGCAGCTCGCGCAGCGTGCCGGAGAGCAGCACCGGATCCTTGTCCTGGACGAGGACGGCGGTACGCGCGCTGTCCAGGGGGAGGTTGTCCAGCGCCACCCCGCCGAGCAGCACCGAACGGCCCGGCTCGGTCGGGTGGCCGCCCAGCCGTTCCGCGAGTCTGCCCGCCGCGTCCGGGTCGCCGCAGACCACGGCGGTGAGCCGGCCGGCGGGAGCGAGCAGACCGGTGCCGGGGTCGTACAGGTCGCCGCCCGGCACCTCTGCCTCGAGGGTGCCCTCGGTGGCCGTGGACCGCTCCAGCGACAGCACGCGGGCCGCCCGTTTGGCCGAGGGGCGCGAGAAGGAGTACGCCATGGCGATCTCCTCGAAGTGCCGCAGCGGGTAGTTGAGGATCATGACCGCGCTGTAGACGGTGACGAGTTCGCCGACGGTGATGCGGCCCTGCCGGGCCAGGTGGACGCCGTGCCAGACGACGGCGATGAGCAGCAGTCCGGGCAGCAGCACCTGGACGGCGGAGATCAGCGACCACATCCGGGCGCTGCGCACCGCGGCGTGCCGCACCTCCTGCGAAGCACGGCGGTAGCGGTCGAGGAACAGCTCCTCGCCGCCGATGCCACGCAGCACCCGCAGCCCGGCGACCGTGTCCGAGGCCAGTTCGGTGGCCCGGCCGGCCTTCTCGCGCTGCACATCGGCGCGGCGCGTCGCCCGGGGCAGCAGCGGCAGCACTGCGAGGGCCACGACGGGCAGTCCCACGGCGACGACCACGCCCAGGGCGGGCTGGTAGACGAGGAGGGCGACACAGACCACGACGACCGTGAGCGCGGCCGCGGTGAACCGGGAGACGGCCTCGACGAACCAGCCGATCTTCTCGACGTCACCGGTGGAGACGGCCACCACTTCGCCGGCCGCGACCCGTCGGGTCAGGGCGGAGCCCAGCTGGGCAGCCTTGCGCGCCAGCAGTTGCTGGACGCGGGCGGCGGCGGTGATCCAGTTGGTGACGGCGGCCCGGTGCAGGAAGGTGTCGCCGAGGGCGATTCCCGTGCCGCACAGCAGCATCAGACCACCCG includes:
- a CDS encoding ABC transporter transmembrane domain-containing protein, whose protein sequence is MQIQDLPYSDPGVPDARSGPRFLWWLGRNQLAGQLKSLAWGILHFVSVSALPFCVGQAVEAVVERSGTELALTGGLMLLCGTGIALGDTFLHRAAVTNWITAAARVQQLLARKAAQLGSALTRRVAAGEVVAVSTGDVEKIGWFVEAVSRFTAAALTVVVVCVALLVYQPALGVVVAVGLPVVALAVLPLLPRATRRADVQREKAGRATELASDTVAGLRVLRGIGGEELFLDRYRRASQEVRHAAVRSARMWSLISAVQVLLPGLLLIAVVWHGVHLARQGRITVGELVTVYSAVMILNYPLRHFEEIAMAYSFSRPSAKRAARVLSLERSTATEGTLEAEVPGGDLYDPGTGLLAPAGRLTAVVCGDPDAAGRLAERLGGHPTEPGRSVLLGGVALDNLPLDSARTAVLVQDKDPVLLSGTLRELLDVPASGAVRAADALAAAQCGDVLDALVQGSLDAADPMDARITERGRSLSGGQRQRLALARSLITDPEVLVLDEPTSAVDSHTEARIADGLRRLRSGRTTVVFTSSPLLLDRADRVALVHEGEVVAVGVHRELVDSEPRYRAVVTRETDDEPASADERALVGAGQELEEIEESA
- a CDS encoding ABC transporter ATP-binding protein, producing MIGVAPPAYDPAAPTTATTLPVGATATVRVYVTELFRRHRRAFLLLIGVNTVAVIASMVGPYLLGGLVERVSDRSRVLHLGLTAGLFVLALAVQAVFTRQVRLRGAMLGERMLADLREDFLIRSVGLPPGVLERAGTGDLLSRITTDIDRLANAMREAVPQLSIGVVWALLLLSGLVVTAPPLAAAVLLAVPVLVAGCRWYFRRAPSGYRSEAAGYAAVAAALAETVDAGHTIEAHRLGARRVALSERRIKEWTSWERYTLWLRSVLFPVINAVHIIVLGSVLMVGGAFVLSGWIGVGQLTTGALIAQMLVDPVNLILRWYDEVQVAQVSLARLVGVRDIEPDAGDGSLAPDGRDLRADRVHFGYREGVDVLRKVSLDVAPGTRLALVGPSGAGKSTLGRLLAGIYAPRDGRITLGGAELSRMPAERVRSHVALVNQEHHVFVGSLRDNLLLARTTATDTELWAALGAVDADGWARALDEGLDTEVGSGGLALTPAQAQQIALARLVLADPHTLVLDEATSLLDPRAARHLERSLARVLDGRTVVAIAHRLHTAHDADVIAVVEDGRISELGSHDALVAANGAYAALWRSWHG
- a CDS encoding DUF5709 domain-containing protein yields the protein MDSADGWGDDVYQPDPSEIREDSGVLDVEDTLDFDGVADPLDRGWSPPERPWAVEHIGVTAAERQAGETLDQRLAEEQPDLVAPAGDDIGDRDSDGELLDNEVGNLRSGRLVAPDEGAHEDEEAALVATDVGIDGAAASAEEAAMHIVDEDSLPG